One genomic window of Polyangium aurulentum includes the following:
- a CDS encoding OmpA family protein produces MPRPSRALSTALVATALALAASRASAQTSAGRVALDPLEPTPTGDALLAVPSPRIGGHLVPRGAVLFEYASRPLLIGDEVALVSAQGFLRADVSLALFDRLLVSVHMPVAVLQSGEDPQIEGLAVTPPSGVAPGDLRLGLRGRILGASDRAPFQLGLGGYFFVPTAPDDAYVGEGAVRADLHALLGGRAGPVAWSASGGIHLRASDNPHAIRFGAGAAVLLADDRVSLGVDVHGLRPLEQTLLITSPATRVTAEPRIGLELLGEARLRVFSGLTVGAAAGPGLLAGLGTPSFRALVQLGWAPPGQTPRDKPTGRPEAGDRDGDGFRDDIDACPDEKGELSGDPSKDGCPPPDRDKDGILDLDDACPLIAGDRSEDSAKSGCPRDGDADGIPDREDACPAEKGLASDRPKKRGCPSDRDDDGIFDTLDACPDKAGIAAPDPIQRGCPADMDGDGVAYPEDACPRERGAPDAEQKGCPRFVRLKGDEIVLGKRVAIEPSFRAKGGVVARASMPVLEEIRALLEDHPEITKLEVQGHTSDAGDVKKKLALSQQEAELVRRTLVELGVPEEKLAARGYGHKRPIADNRLPEGRVANHRIAFAVIERKK; encoded by the coding sequence ATGCCCCGCCCCTCGCGCGCCCTTTCCACGGCCCTCGTCGCGACCGCGCTCGCCCTCGCGGCGTCCCGCGCCTCCGCCCAGACGAGCGCCGGCCGCGTGGCCCTCGATCCGCTCGAGCCGACGCCCACCGGAGACGCCCTGCTCGCGGTCCCCTCCCCTCGCATTGGCGGCCACCTGGTCCCCCGCGGCGCGGTCCTCTTCGAATACGCCTCGCGACCCTTGCTCATCGGCGACGAGGTGGCGCTCGTCTCGGCGCAGGGCTTCTTGCGCGCCGATGTCTCGCTCGCGCTCTTCGATCGGCTGCTCGTCTCCGTCCACATGCCCGTCGCCGTGCTGCAATCGGGCGAGGATCCGCAGATCGAGGGCCTCGCGGTCACCCCGCCCTCGGGCGTCGCGCCCGGGGATCTGCGCCTCGGCTTGCGCGGCCGCATTCTGGGCGCGAGCGACCGCGCGCCTTTTCAGCTCGGGCTCGGCGGCTATTTCTTCGTCCCCACCGCGCCTGACGATGCCTACGTCGGCGAGGGCGCCGTGCGCGCCGACCTGCACGCCCTCCTCGGCGGACGCGCGGGCCCGGTTGCCTGGAGCGCGAGCGGCGGCATTCACCTGCGCGCATCGGACAATCCCCACGCGATCCGCTTCGGCGCCGGCGCCGCCGTGCTGCTCGCCGACGATCGCGTCTCGCTCGGCGTCGACGTCCACGGATTGCGCCCGCTCGAACAGACCCTCTTGATCACCTCGCCCGCCACGCGCGTGACCGCAGAGCCTCGGATTGGCCTCGAGCTGCTCGGCGAGGCGCGCCTGCGCGTCTTTTCCGGGCTCACGGTCGGCGCCGCCGCGGGCCCCGGCCTGCTCGCGGGCCTGGGGACGCCGAGCTTTCGCGCGCTGGTCCAGCTCGGCTGGGCACCGCCCGGGCAAACGCCTCGCGACAAACCCACGGGGCGCCCCGAGGCGGGCGATCGCGACGGCGACGGGTTCCGCGACGATATCGACGCCTGCCCCGACGAGAAGGGCGAGCTCTCCGGCGATCCGAGCAAGGACGGCTGCCCTCCGCCCGATCGCGACAAGGACGGCATTCTCGATCTCGACGACGCCTGCCCGCTCATTGCCGGCGACCGCAGCGAGGACAGCGCGAAGAGCGGCTGCCCGCGCGACGGGGACGCAGACGGGATCCCCGACCGCGAGGACGCCTGCCCTGCGGAGAAGGGCCTCGCGAGCGATCGGCCGAAGAAGCGCGGCTGCCCGTCGGATCGCGACGACGACGGCATCTTCGACACCCTCGACGCTTGCCCCGACAAAGCGGGCATTGCAGCGCCCGATCCGATCCAGCGCGGCTGCCCCGCGGACATGGACGGCGACGGCGTGGCCTACCCCGAGGACGCCTGCCCCCGCGAGCGTGGCGCCCCCGATGCCGAGCAAAAAGGCTGCCCCAGGTTCGTGCGATTGAAGGGCGACGAGATCGTCCTCGGCAAGCGCGTCGCGATCGAGCCGTCGTTCCGCGCCAAGGGCGGGGTCGTCGCGCGCGCATCCATGCCCGTGCTCGAGGAGATCCGCGCGCTGCTCGAGGACCACCCCGAGATCACGAAGCTCGAGGTGCAGGGTCACACGAGCGACGCCGGCGACGTCAAAAAGAAGCTCGCGCTATCGCAGCAAGAGGCGGAGCTGGTGCGGCGGACGCTGGTCGAGCTCGGCGTGCCGGAGGAAAAGCTCGCGGCCCGGGGATACGGCCACAAGCGCCCCATCGCGGACAACCGCCTCCCCGAGGGGCGCGTCGCGAACCACCGCATCGCGTTCGCCGTGATCGAACGCAAGAAGTGA
- a CDS encoding YecA family protein, whose protein sequence is MGHAHHFLSRLDRVSVPHVELALALYRDHDMVRFILGSAKLPEGAERVAISLEDPHRGPFLVVTREGRFVTCLGEGMSPGDLPVLTRGHLEALMEKGQDLRARLSAALDVVKSSGGAGKLVDMLLKAGPILAREDFMAVSALQPVLSERLLAAYFGATTRLEDMRQRVLKIERPKPALYPLLRTYWDTFWSLGHLAIVSMMDGKALVERLANEVGMPEISFAWGPTRQGNCMLALRGAWAVAKAGKIQLKVCKDMWDGAESPLKLLTGAVSLVALGSRHARLREEARKAIETRGHTPGVYFTESTLALVRETCVMGLDKPEVLAELQRDIGAKLAVQWSKAAGEDAAMPFTREEDVPEDIAMTLATHQFGSFLHSPEAKLCMLACVPWVARAEPEQLFLPRAFTHGVRFKWTVEETVGLFEPLRRHYREADAAYRAGRRNIPTRNGPCPCGSGKKYKRCCGQDASD, encoded by the coding sequence ATGGGCCACGCCCACCACTTCCTCTCTCGCCTCGATCGCGTCTCCGTTCCCCACGTCGAGCTCGCGCTCGCGCTGTATCGCGATCACGACATGGTCCGCTTCATCCTCGGCTCGGCGAAGCTGCCCGAGGGCGCCGAGCGCGTCGCCATCTCGCTCGAGGATCCACACCGCGGACCCTTCCTCGTGGTCACCCGGGAAGGGCGGTTCGTCACCTGCCTCGGGGAGGGCATGTCGCCCGGCGATCTGCCTGTCCTCACCCGCGGCCACCTCGAGGCCCTCATGGAAAAGGGCCAGGACCTGCGCGCGCGCCTCAGCGCCGCCCTCGACGTCGTCAAGTCGTCCGGCGGCGCGGGCAAGCTCGTCGATATGCTCCTCAAGGCGGGCCCGATCCTCGCGCGCGAAGACTTCATGGCCGTATCGGCGCTGCAGCCCGTCCTCTCCGAGAGGCTCCTCGCCGCCTATTTCGGCGCCACCACCCGGCTCGAGGACATGCGCCAGCGCGTCCTCAAGATCGAGCGGCCCAAGCCCGCGCTCTACCCCCTCCTGCGAACGTATTGGGATACCTTCTGGTCGCTCGGCCACCTCGCGATCGTGTCGATGATGGACGGCAAGGCGCTCGTCGAGAGGCTCGCCAACGAGGTCGGTATGCCCGAGATCTCGTTCGCCTGGGGCCCCACCCGGCAGGGCAACTGCATGCTCGCGCTGCGCGGCGCCTGGGCGGTCGCGAAGGCTGGCAAGATCCAGCTCAAGGTCTGCAAGGACATGTGGGACGGCGCGGAGTCGCCGCTCAAGCTCCTCACGGGCGCGGTCTCGCTCGTGGCGCTCGGCAGCCGGCACGCGCGATTGCGCGAGGAGGCCCGCAAGGCCATCGAGACGCGCGGCCACACCCCGGGCGTCTATTTCACCGAATCGACGCTCGCGCTGGTCCGCGAGACGTGCGTCATGGGGCTCGACAAGCCCGAGGTGCTCGCGGAGCTGCAGCGCGACATCGGCGCCAAGCTGGCCGTCCAGTGGAGCAAGGCCGCGGGCGAGGACGCGGCCATGCCCTTCACGCGCGAGGAGGACGTGCCCGAGGACATCGCCATGACGCTGGCGACGCACCAGTTCGGGTCGTTCTTGCACTCGCCCGAGGCGAAGCTCTGCATGCTCGCCTGCGTCCCCTGGGTCGCGCGCGCCGAGCCCGAGCAGCTCTTCCTTCCGCGCGCGTTCACCCACGGGGTCCGGTTCAAATGGACGGTGGAAGAGACCGTGGGGCTCTTCGAGCCGCTGCGGCGGCATTACCGCGAGGCGGACGCGGCGTACCGGGCAGGGCGGCGGAACATCCCGACGCGCAATGGCCCGTGCCCCTGCGGCAGCGGCAAGAAGTACAAACGTTGCTGCGGCCAGGACGCGAGCGACTGA
- a CDS encoding PEGA domain-containing protein, protein MARRNDRTALLRRRAIALATSLALLSSLQGGAIAQPPAPPPSAPATPAADDTGPSEAEKEEARRQFEKGVVLLKEEAWSAALAAFLRSRELFPTRGNTKNAAFCLRKLQRYDESLDMYEALLRDFPNLSPEDKLEAQTAAAEMRGRVGTIDIAGAEPGAAITVDGQARGDYPPVTPIRIAAGSHIVRVYKEGFEPFETRVDVAGGQSTTVTAKLRALKDEGRLRVVEQSGRSLDLVVDGTVRGQTPWEGRLEIGPHMVFLRGKGTAGTQPASVVVKSQQTASLSLRAEELDAAIRVEPTPISARVAIDGVTLGSGPWALRLKSGRHRVEVFEEGFLSSSREVTLGRGDRQIVPVELGRDPKAARWQKPSKWAFELGAGFAMVPSLGGDVAGACAGDCARTLGAGAIGLVHAGYELGWGLGFGLEAGYLAAFQSVERRQTTLTPVGLTAQPGTADDALRLDGFVVGATGSIRFGERFPFGFRLGAGALLGGVRDERSGRFTARDGSAITAYPVADRPSTTFVYLAPEIYFGARIGKGFELGASLAAYVLIAPSQPRWDTTIETSAGTDGRGSYGDDALTGAAIPVFVPSLRARYEL, encoded by the coding sequence ATGGCCCGAAGAAACGACCGAACGGCGCTTTTGCGAAGAAGGGCGATCGCGCTCGCGACATCCCTCGCCCTGCTGTCGTCGCTTCAGGGTGGCGCAATCGCACAGCCTCCGGCGCCGCCGCCGAGCGCCCCTGCGACGCCAGCCGCCGATGATACGGGCCCCTCCGAAGCGGAGAAGGAGGAGGCGCGCCGGCAGTTCGAAAAGGGCGTCGTGCTCCTGAAGGAAGAGGCCTGGAGCGCGGCGCTCGCGGCCTTCCTTCGATCGCGCGAGCTGTTCCCGACGCGCGGCAACACCAAGAACGCGGCCTTCTGCCTGCGCAAGCTCCAGCGCTACGACGAGTCCCTCGACATGTACGAGGCGCTCCTGCGCGATTTCCCGAACCTGTCCCCGGAGGACAAGCTCGAGGCGCAGACCGCGGCGGCCGAGATGCGCGGGCGCGTCGGCACCATCGACATTGCCGGGGCCGAGCCGGGAGCGGCGATCACGGTCGACGGCCAGGCGCGCGGCGATTACCCGCCCGTCACGCCCATTCGCATCGCGGCAGGCAGCCATATCGTGCGCGTTTACAAGGAGGGCTTCGAGCCCTTCGAGACGCGCGTCGACGTGGCCGGCGGCCAGAGCACGACCGTCACGGCCAAGCTGCGCGCGCTCAAGGACGAGGGGCGGCTTCGCGTGGTCGAGCAGTCGGGCAGGTCGCTCGACCTCGTCGTCGACGGCACGGTCCGCGGGCAAACGCCGTGGGAGGGCAGGCTCGAGATCGGCCCGCACATGGTCTTCTTGCGCGGCAAGGGCACCGCGGGCACGCAGCCGGCCTCGGTCGTCGTCAAGTCGCAGCAGACCGCGTCCTTGTCCTTGCGCGCCGAGGAGCTCGACGCCGCGATCCGCGTCGAGCCCACGCCGATCAGCGCCCGGGTGGCCATCGACGGCGTCACGCTCGGCAGCGGCCCCTGGGCCTTGCGCTTGAAATCGGGGCGCCACCGCGTCGAGGTCTTCGAGGAGGGCTTTCTCTCCAGCTCGCGCGAGGTGACGCTCGGGCGCGGCGACCGGCAGATCGTGCCCGTCGAGCTCGGCCGCGACCCCAAGGCGGCGCGCTGGCAGAAGCCGTCGAAATGGGCCTTCGAGCTGGGGGCGGGCTTCGCGATGGTGCCCTCGCTCGGCGGCGACGTCGCGGGCGCGTGCGCGGGCGATTGCGCGCGCACGCTCGGCGCTGGCGCGATCGGGCTCGTGCACGCGGGCTACGAGCTCGGATGGGGGCTCGGATTCGGGCTCGAGGCGGGCTACCTCGCCGCGTTCCAGTCGGTCGAGCGGCGGCAGACGACGCTCACGCCGGTGGGGCTGACGGCGCAACCCGGCACCGCGGACGACGCGCTGAGGCTCGATGGGTTCGTCGTGGGCGCGACGGGGTCGATTCGCTTCGGCGAGCGCTTTCCGTTCGGCTTTCGGCTCGGGGCGGGTGCGCTCCTCGGGGGCGTGCGCGACGAGCGCTCGGGCCGGTTCACGGCGCGCGACGGCTCGGCCATCACGGCGTATCCGGTGGCGGATCGGCCGTCGACGACCTTCGTCTATCTCGCGCCCGAGATCTACTTCGGCGCGCGCATCGGCAAGGGGTTCGAGCTGGGCGCCTCGCTCGCGGCCTACGTGCTCATCGCGCCCTCGCAGCCGCGCTGGGATACGACGATCGAGACCTCCGCCGGCACCGACGGCCGCGGCTCGTACGGCGACGACGCGCTCACGGGCGCGGCCATCCCGGTCTTCGTGCCCTCGCTGCGCGCTCGTTACGAGCTTTAG
- a CDS encoding OmpA family protein has product MRRKALLLAALCAGVISPSAARAQQGPTGGTALSRFEPSPAGDAFFSVPSASASGHLVPRAVALFDYADRPLRLIRPEGEVALVSAQGFLRVDASLALLDRVLVSVDFPVAVLQRGDEPDIPGVTLAPPSGPALGDLRLGLRGRLFGEDRSPFQAALGGYLSVPTAPADSYTGEGAVRGHLHAAFGGTIASRIVYSASGGIVLRASEQPHAIAFGAGAAVLLWDERIQIGPELHGTFALSDVRIQAGPETAVTSASRTNAEVLLGAKIRPFKGLVFGVAGGPGLQDAIGTPTFRLLGMVGWAPPASPAKPSKSAGGDRDDDGFRDDIDACPDVKGELAGDPNKDGCPPDDRDGDRVVDLDDACPTEPGPPSPDGTKNGCPLDADDDGVADALDACPKVRGEKSPQSRKNGCPPDRDDDGVADVVDACPDKPGIQTSDPKQRGCPDDPDGDGVKWPNDACPNERGVADARPERNGCPRFVEQKGDELVVPFEIRFHPYGKRKSEAVEPVTDKMLAEIRDEIARHPEIELIEIQGHTDDSGHPRFNQHLSEERAQAVRKWLIDAGVPAEKLTTRGFGHEAPVGDNRIFDGRELNRRVVFKILKRR; this is encoded by the coding sequence ATGAGGAGAAAGGCACTGCTGCTCGCGGCCCTGTGCGCCGGGGTGATCTCCCCGAGCGCCGCGCGCGCACAGCAGGGCCCCACAGGGGGCACGGCATTGAGCCGCTTCGAGCCCTCCCCCGCCGGCGACGCTTTCTTCTCCGTCCCCTCCGCCAGCGCGAGCGGCCACCTCGTCCCCCGCGCGGTCGCCCTCTTCGATTACGCCGATCGACCCCTGCGCCTCATCCGACCCGAGGGCGAGGTCGCGCTCGTCTCCGCGCAGGGCTTCCTCCGCGTCGACGCCTCCCTCGCGCTCCTCGATCGTGTCCTCGTCTCCGTCGATTTCCCCGTCGCCGTCCTGCAGCGCGGCGACGAGCCCGATATCCCGGGCGTCACCCTCGCCCCGCCCTCGGGCCCGGCCCTCGGCGATCTTCGCCTCGGCCTGCGCGGGCGCCTCTTCGGCGAGGATCGCTCGCCTTTTCAGGCCGCCCTCGGCGGCTATCTCTCGGTCCCCACCGCCCCCGCCGATTCCTACACCGGCGAGGGCGCCGTGCGCGGCCACCTGCACGCGGCCTTCGGGGGCACCATCGCCTCGCGCATCGTCTACAGCGCGAGCGGCGGAATCGTCCTGCGCGCCTCCGAGCAGCCTCACGCAATCGCCTTCGGCGCCGGCGCCGCCGTCCTCCTCTGGGACGAGCGCATCCAGATCGGCCCCGAGCTGCACGGCACCTTCGCCCTCAGCGATGTCCGCATCCAGGCCGGCCCCGAGACCGCCGTCACCTCGGCATCGCGGACGAACGCCGAGGTCCTCCTCGGCGCCAAGATTCGCCCCTTCAAGGGCCTCGTCTTCGGCGTGGCCGGCGGTCCGGGCCTGCAGGATGCGATTGGCACGCCCACCTTTCGCCTGCTCGGCATGGTCGGCTGGGCGCCGCCCGCGAGCCCTGCCAAACCCTCGAAGTCCGCGGGGGGCGACCGGGACGACGACGGCTTCCGCGACGATATCGACGCTTGCCCCGACGTGAAGGGCGAGCTCGCGGGCGATCCCAACAAGGACGGCTGCCCGCCCGACGATCGCGACGGCGATCGCGTGGTCGATCTCGACGACGCCTGCCCCACCGAGCCCGGCCCGCCGAGCCCCGACGGCACGAAGAACGGCTGCCCCCTGGACGCCGACGACGACGGCGTCGCCGACGCGCTCGACGCCTGCCCGAAGGTGAGGGGCGAAAAGAGCCCACAGAGCCGCAAGAACGGCTGCCCGCCCGATCGCGACGACGACGGCGTCGCCGACGTGGTGGATGCCTGCCCTGACAAACCCGGCATTCAGACGAGCGATCCGAAGCAGCGCGGCTGCCCCGACGATCCCGACGGCGACGGCGTGAAATGGCCGAACGACGCCTGCCCCAACGAGCGGGGCGTGGCCGACGCCCGGCCCGAGCGCAATGGCTGCCCGAGGTTCGTCGAGCAGAAGGGCGACGAGCTCGTCGTTCCCTTCGAGATTCGCTTTCACCCCTACGGAAAGAGGAAGAGCGAGGCCGTCGAGCCCGTCACCGACAAGATGCTCGCCGAGATCCGTGACGAGATCGCCCGCCATCCCGAGATCGAGCTCATCGAGATCCAGGGCCACACCGACGACTCGGGCCACCCGCGCTTCAACCAGCACCTCTCCGAGGAGCGCGCCCAGGCGGTGCGCAAATGGCTCATCGACGCAGGCGTCCCCGCCGAGAAGCTGACCACGCGCGGGTTCGGCCACGAGGCGCCCGTCGGCGACAACCGCATCTTCGACGGACGCGAGCTCAACCGCAGGGTCGTGTTCAAGATCCTGAAGAGGCGCTGA
- a CDS encoding serine/threonine protein kinase — protein sequence MIGSTLDGKYRIVRQLGAGAMGAVYEAEHTGTGRRVAVKVITGQLAQDPGLVSRFQREARAAGAIDTKHITQVLDTGVDRDSGLPFMVMEFLSGQDLQQFLKKSGPVAPDLALRIVAQSCLGLQKAHEAGVVHRDIKPANLFLARSDGEVIVKVLDFGIAKVQMDQAQETESAGLTRTGNMLGSPLYMSPEQARGSKGIDHRADIWSLGAALYQALSGRTPYQHITALGELIISICSDPPPPVQQIAPWVPPEVAAIVHGCLRQNPDERFQSAAAMLAAIRPLLPYGWSIQEEMLVPINEAARAQRASLHSIPAGLTAHPGAGSHPGAGSHPGAGSHPGSGSNPNAASQNGGTGVLVQSQVPLQTPSSKTPIVVGAVAVLAFAATAVAFVLTGGAKPPAPPPVQTQAATAPAPAPTPTPVVPAATVAPTPAAPEVDVSLRRVKIGIIPADALVEVEGAPTATKKGILEIEGKLGDTYRVRVYKGKYETTQDVIITKDGPSVPTITMSYSLPGAKTPTASTAAPAVPKGVTDKFD from the coding sequence ATGATCGGCAGTACGCTCGACGGCAAGTACCGTATCGTCCGCCAACTCGGCGCCGGTGCGATGGGCGCGGTCTACGAGGCTGAGCACACCGGTACGGGGCGGAGGGTCGCCGTCAAGGTGATCACCGGCCAGCTCGCCCAGGATCCGGGCCTCGTCAGCCGCTTCCAGCGCGAGGCGCGCGCCGCGGGCGCCATCGACACCAAGCACATCACCCAGGTGCTCGATACCGGCGTCGACCGCGACAGCGGCCTGCCGTTCATGGTGATGGAGTTTCTCTCCGGCCAGGACCTGCAGCAATTCCTCAAGAAATCGGGCCCGGTCGCGCCGGACCTCGCATTGCGCATCGTCGCCCAGAGCTGCCTCGGCCTGCAGAAGGCGCACGAGGCGGGCGTCGTGCACCGCGACATCAAGCCCGCGAACCTCTTCCTCGCCAGGAGCGACGGCGAGGTCATCGTGAAGGTCCTCGATTTCGGCATCGCCAAGGTCCAGATGGATCAGGCGCAGGAGACCGAGAGCGCAGGCCTCACGCGCACGGGCAACATGCTCGGCTCGCCGCTCTACATGTCGCCCGAGCAGGCGCGCGGCTCGAAGGGCATCGACCACCGCGCCGATATCTGGTCGCTCGGCGCCGCGCTCTATCAGGCGCTCTCGGGCCGCACGCCCTATCAGCACATCACCGCGCTCGGCGAGCTCATCATCTCCATCTGCTCCGATCCGCCGCCGCCCGTGCAGCAGATCGCGCCCTGGGTGCCGCCCGAGGTCGCCGCCATCGTGCACGGCTGCCTGCGCCAGAACCCCGACGAGCGCTTCCAGAGCGCCGCGGCCATGCTCGCCGCGATCCGGCCGCTCTTGCCCTACGGGTGGAGCATTCAGGAAGAGATGCTCGTGCCCATCAACGAGGCCGCGCGCGCGCAGCGGGCGTCGCTGCACTCGATCCCGGCCGGGCTCACGGCGCACCCCGGCGCAGGATCGCACCCCGGCGCAGGATCGCACCCCGGCGCAGGATCGCACCCCGGGTCCGGCTCGAACCCGAACGCCGCGTCGCAGAACGGCGGCACGGGCGTGCTCGTGCAATCGCAGGTCCCCCTGCAAACGCCCTCGTCGAAGACGCCGATCGTGGTCGGCGCCGTCGCGGTCCTCGCCTTCGCAGCCACGGCCGTCGCGTTCGTCTTGACGGGCGGGGCGAAACCTCCCGCGCCGCCTCCCGTGCAGACGCAGGCCGCGACGGCGCCGGCGCCCGCGCCCACGCCCACCCCCGTCGTGCCCGCAGCGACCGTGGCGCCGACGCCCGCAGCGCCCGAGGTCGACGTCTCGCTCCGCCGCGTGAAGATCGGCATCATCCCCGCCGACGCGCTCGTCGAGGTCGAGGGCGCGCCGACGGCCACGAAGAAGGGCATCCTCGAGATCGAGGGCAAGCTCGGCGATACCTACCGGGTGCGCGTTTACAAAGGTAAATACGAGACGACCCAGGACGTGATCATCACGAAGGACGGGCCCAGCGTGCCGACGATCACGATGTCTTACTCTCTCCCGGGGGCGAAGACGCCGACGGCGTCGACGGCCGCGCCCGCCGTGCCCAAGGGCGTCACGGACAAGTTCGATTGA
- a CDS encoding sodium:calcium antiporter, with translation MMGLLPWFALVIVGIAAMQWGAAQVADVLETACTRWKLPATATGALMGVATAGPEISVNVASVSFGWPDLGLGAALGSNVPALPLAILLSYLSSRLRPGASPEEPAPQVKPQAVQVQALPYLGVVVLLAALTLPPPISGLQWIDGVVVLVAFALYFGRALLRTPSRRRDRVPSGLVKPIFLGVPAIGLGAVASTMGAQKVGARLGIPDIVTGLFIIGFLCALPESYSAWRFTRNDKPTVAVAAVMSDGIASLTLALLPLAFVGTGVGNMAIYMLNLGFLAAALVLYAASNHRDRGQKLGLGLVLPLCGGYCAYLVATVLILMKAT, from the coding sequence ATGATGGGGCTTTTGCCGTGGTTTGCTCTCGTCATTGTCGGAATCGCGGCCATGCAGTGGGGCGCGGCGCAGGTCGCCGACGTCCTCGAGACCGCCTGCACACGGTGGAAGCTGCCGGCCACCGCCACCGGCGCGCTCATGGGCGTCGCCACCGCAGGCCCCGAGATCTCGGTCAACGTGGCGAGCGTGTCGTTCGGCTGGCCCGATCTCGGCCTCGGCGCCGCGCTCGGCTCGAACGTCCCCGCCCTGCCCCTGGCCATCCTGCTGTCCTATCTGTCCTCGCGCTTGCGGCCGGGCGCCAGCCCCGAAGAGCCCGCCCCGCAGGTCAAGCCGCAAGCCGTCCAGGTCCAGGCCCTTCCCTATCTCGGCGTGGTCGTGCTCCTCGCCGCCCTCACCCTGCCGCCGCCCATCTCGGGCCTGCAATGGATCGACGGCGTCGTGGTGCTCGTCGCTTTCGCCCTCTATTTCGGCCGCGCTCTGCTGCGCACGCCCTCGAGGCGACGGGACCGCGTACCGAGCGGCCTCGTGAAGCCCATCTTCCTCGGGGTGCCGGCCATCGGGCTCGGCGCGGTCGCGAGCACGATGGGCGCGCAGAAGGTCGGCGCCCGCCTCGGCATCCCGGACATCGTGACGGGCCTCTTCATCATCGGCTTTCTGTGCGCCCTGCCCGAGAGCTATTCGGCGTGGCGATTCACGCGCAACGACAAGCCCACGGTCGCGGTGGCCGCGGTCATGAGCGACGGGATCGCGTCCTTGACCCTGGCGCTGCTCCCGCTGGCCTTCGTCGGCACCGGCGTGGGCAACATGGCCATTTACATGTTGAACCTCGGCTTCCTCGCCGCCGCGCTCGTCCTGTACGCCGCCTCGAACCACCGGGACCGGGGTCAGAAGCTCGGCCTCGGGCTGGTCCTGCCGCTGTGCGGCGGCTATTGCGCCTATCTCGTGGCGACGGTGCTCATTTTGATGAAAGCGACCTAA